Proteins encoded by one window of Orbaceae bacterium BiB:
- a CDS encoding IS3 family transposase, with amino-acid sequence MGGAKTNETTTNKEKTLVVLALKSQYPLKHLLSVIQLAKSVFYYHVNRLKKPSPYEKELKRIEAIYHEHKGRYGYRRIHLSLINEGSRLNHKTVQRLMRELNLKSTVRPKKYRSYRGEMGKTAPNRLKRKFKVSKPNKKWVTDVTEFKVNEQKIYLSPIIDLYNQEVIAYSVAKNARLTLVTDMLKKGISRLKNKQNPLLHSDQGWQYRNPIYQKQLADNGIKQGMSRKGNCLDNAVAENFFGLLKSEMYHGQHFKDADELIEKIEEYIEYYNTKRIKVKLKGLTPVAYRNQALRAT; translated from the coding sequence GTGGGAGGAGCTAAGACAAACGAAACGACAACAAACAAAGAAAAAACGTTAGTTGTTTTAGCGCTTAAATCTCAATATCCCTTAAAACATTTGCTGTCAGTAATACAGCTAGCAAAAAGTGTATTTTATTATCATGTTAATAGGCTGAAAAAGCCATCGCCTTATGAGAAGGAATTAAAGCGTATTGAAGCGATTTACCATGAACATAAAGGGCGTTATGGTTATCGCCGAATTCATTTATCTTTAATCAATGAGGGGAGCAGGCTCAATCATAAAACGGTACAGCGATTAATGAGGGAGCTTAATCTTAAATCAACAGTAAGACCCAAAAAATATCGCTCTTATCGTGGCGAGATGGGTAAAACGGCACCCAATCGTCTTAAGAGAAAATTTAAAGTGTCAAAACCGAATAAAAAATGGGTAACCGATGTCACTGAATTTAAAGTCAATGAACAGAAAATTTATCTATCGCCCATTATTGATTTATACAACCAAGAGGTGATTGCTTATAGTGTGGCTAAGAATGCACGTTTGACTTTAGTCACCGATATGCTTAAAAAAGGGATATCACGATTAAAAAACAAACAAAACCCCTTGCTACATAGTGACCAGGGCTGGCAATATAGAAATCCTATTTATCAGAAGCAACTTGCTGATAATGGTATAAAGCAAGGTATGTCAAGAAAAGGGAATTGCTTAGATAATGCTGTTGCTGAAAACTTTTTTGGACTATTAAAATCAGAAATGTATCATGGGCAACATTTTAAAGATGCGGATGAATTGATTGAAAAAATAGAAGAATATATAGAATACTACAACACGAAACGGATTAAAGTTAAATTAAAAGGCCTGACTCCGGTAGCATACCGAAACCAAGCCTTACGAGCTACTTAA
- a CDS encoding helix-turn-helix domain-containing protein has product MSKYSRDLKIIIANEFLAGESSETLSKRYAISSRQIRYWSQVVAIHGDKSFQSTAHLRHAQARLQALKLMWTNDWSLGHTSAMLNLASPGLLFVWLDRYREKGFSGLEYQSRGKPSMKPSRIVSTHCNDEKTVEELKEEIAYLQAENAVLKKWEELRQTKRQQTKKKR; this is encoded by the coding sequence ATGTCAAAATACAGTCGAGATTTAAAAATTATCATTGCTAATGAATTCTTAGCAGGAGAATCGTCCGAAACACTTTCAAAAAGGTATGCTATTTCTTCTCGCCAAATAAGGTATTGGTCGCAGGTAGTGGCGATTCATGGTGATAAATCCTTTCAATCAACAGCCCATTTACGTCACGCACAAGCCAGATTACAGGCCCTAAAATTAATGTGGACAAATGATTGGTCTCTCGGGCACACCAGTGCTATGCTTAATTTAGCCTCTCCTGGGCTTTTATTCGTTTGGCTTGATAGATATCGTGAAAAAGGATTCAGCGGGCTTGAGTATCAATCTAGAGGAAAACCATCCATGAAACCATCACGTATTGTATCGACTCATTGTAATGATGAAAAAACAGTTGAAGAATTAAAAGAAGAGATAGCTTATTTACAAGCGGAAAACGCTGTTCTAAAAAAGTGGGAGGAGCTAAGACAAACGAAACGACAACAAACAAAGAAAAAACGTTAG
- a CDS encoding phage/plasmid replication protein — MIQHIHWMHGQTFNFNKKVVQIHRARLRKIGIDIMQRCNLAKFNPMTVREIRQVQVSDCLIPSWYEMPQIFKVA; from the coding sequence ATGATACAACACATTCATTGGATGCACGGACAAACATTCAATTTTAATAAGAAAGTAGTTCAAATTCACAGAGCCAGACTACGTAAAATCGGTATTGATATTATGCAGCGTTGCAATTTAGCCAAGTTTAATCCTATGACTGTTCGTGAAATTAGACAAGTTCAAGTTTCAGATTGTCTGATCCCAAGTTGGTACGAAATGCCGCAAATTTTTAAAGTAGCTTAA
- a CDS encoding cyclic nucleotide-binding domain-containing protein — MIDINKQLRSKSYSVPCELCSVGSICIPMLLKNTLHTVLDRKQSFLKNEVIVKEGDPFEKFYIIHSGAVKTYVTVNGVEQINGFYLPGDIVGFDCIVTKKHNNSIKALSNTLTCELKYNELMELIVNNPDARETIFNLMSQDIINYQKLVLSYSQKNAEEKLAAFVCGLYTQYAKRGHTSLNIKLSMSRTDIANYLGLTIETVSRIFSRMQDLNILAVKGKYISIKSISALFDLAAEKN, encoded by the coding sequence ATGATAGATATAAATAAGCAGCTCCGTTCAAAAAGTTATTCTGTTCCTTGTGAACTTTGTAGTGTCGGTTCAATATGTATCCCAATGTTATTAAAGAATACTTTACATACTGTTTTGGATCGAAAACAGAGCTTTTTAAAAAATGAAGTGATTGTCAAAGAAGGCGATCCTTTTGAAAAATTCTATATAATTCATTCAGGTGCAGTAAAAACATATGTCACTGTAAATGGTGTCGAACAAATTAACGGTTTTTATCTACCGGGTGATATTGTCGGTTTTGACTGTATTGTGACTAAAAAGCATAACAATTCAATAAAAGCCTTATCGAATACCCTCACCTGCGAATTAAAATATAACGAATTAATGGAATTGATCGTTAATAATCCCGATGCTCGGGAGACGATCTTTAACTTAATGAGTCAAGATATCATAAATTATCAAAAACTTGTTTTGTCTTATTCTCAGAAAAATGCTGAAGAGAAGTTAGCAGCGTTTGTTTGTGGACTTTATACTCAATATGCTAAACGAGGTCATACCTCACTAAATATTAAATTATCGATGAGCCGAACAGATATCGCTAATTATTTAGGGTTAACTATTGAAACAGTTAGTCGTATTTTCTCTCGTATGCAAGATTTAAATATATTGGCTGTAAAAGGAAAATATATTTCGATTAAAAGTATTTCGGCTTTATTTGATTTAGCCGCAGAAAAAAACTAG
- a CDS encoding DUF1471 domain-containing protein, giving the protein MKMKSFKKSSLALVMLASFVSTSYAAQELTPEKANSLESFKEISIRGQYYSDSDQVRAMSKAADKEGASFFYITSANPSTRNDSLRVVYAKLYKSDAATVTEKADNFRQFANVYEYPKKTAIRLEPYDIIRLRGYFPTEHQLNEAVAKEAASKGAYAFFIDRLVELNGGNKQITAYLFKKDAAERKIQPDNAIPYDSEAGQLALAQGGEAAMQVERPGYYSSSAFNEQFYVDKFKNDTVKDVASDNKASTNEKVVAKKAVVATTAATTEQAQTSIIPQQQNSRYTVTLPDGSKVEELNDATAAKMVPFDTIKFKGYYVSDQQVSYNAGKKAAEKGAKYYHISRIAQDTSGPNRTIYVDLYR; this is encoded by the coding sequence ATGAAAATGAAAAGCTTTAAAAAATCTAGCCTCGCATTAGTTATGCTGGCTTCGTTTGTGTCAACATCTTATGCTGCGCAAGAATTAACTCCAGAAAAAGCAAACTCCTTAGAGTCTTTTAAAGAGATATCGATTCGAGGCCAGTATTATAGCGATTCGGACCAAGTTCGTGCTATGTCTAAAGCTGCTGACAAAGAAGGCGCTAGCTTTTTCTATATAACCAGTGCTAACCCGTCAACGCGTAATGATAGTCTTAGAGTTGTTTATGCAAAACTGTATAAATCTGATGCTGCAACCGTAACAGAGAAAGCGGATAATTTTAGACAATTTGCTAACGTTTATGAATATCCTAAAAAGACAGCTATTCGTCTTGAACCTTATGATATTATTCGTTTACGTGGTTATTTCCCAACAGAACATCAACTTAATGAAGCCGTAGCTAAAGAAGCCGCATCTAAAGGTGCTTATGCTTTCTTTATTGATCGATTAGTTGAATTAAATGGCGGAAATAAACAAATAACAGCGTATTTATTCAAAAAAGATGCCGCTGAACGTAAAATTCAACCTGATAATGCGATTCCTTACGATTCTGAAGCTGGCCAATTAGCTTTAGCACAAGGTGGTGAAGCGGCAATGCAAGTTGAGCGCCCTGGCTACTACTCTTCATCTGCATTTAATGAACAGTTCTATGTTGATAAATTTAAAAATGATACCGTAAAAGACGTTGCTTCAGATAATAAAGCTTCAACCAACGAAAAAGTCGTAGCTAAAAAAGCTGTAGTTGCAACGACGGCCGCAACAACCGAACAAGCTCAAACCTCAATTATTCCTCAACAGCAAAACTCTCGTTACACTGTAACATTACCTGATGGTTCAAAAGTTGAAGAGCTAAATGATGCTACTGCAGCTAAAATGGTTCCTTTTGATACAATTAAGTTCAAAGGCTATTATGTTTCAGATCAACAAGTTTCTTATAACGCAGGTAAAAAAGCGGCAGAGAAAGGTGCGAAATATTACCACATTTCTCGTATAGCACAAGATACTAGCGGTCCAAATAGAACTATCTATGTTGATCTATATCGTTAA